A DNA window from Solanum lycopersicum chromosome 3, SLM_r2.1 contains the following coding sequences:
- the LOC109119733 gene encoding uncharacterized mitochondrial protein AtMg00810-like, with amino-acid sequence MADAKPISSPTELGSRLILSGDAHLYRSVVGALQYITITRPEISYAVNRVCQFMQSPTIAHWSAVKRILRYLKGLIHDGLFLRPMSDSSLVAFSNAGWISDLDDSRSQHDFALFYGRNLISWSSRKQKVVAFAITDLIWVQQFISKLHAPLAAPPIVLCDNLSAQLLS; translated from the coding sequence ATGGCTGATGCTAAGCCTATTTCTAGTCCGACAGAACTTGGATCACGACTAATTCTTTCTGGTGATGCTCATTTATATCGTAGTGTCGTTGGTGCTCTTCAATATATTACAATCACTAGGCCGGAAATATCTTACGCAGTCAATCGAGTATGCCAATTTATGCAATCACCCACTATTGCTCATTGGTCAGCTGTCAAACGCATACTTCGATATCTAAAAGGATTAATTCATGATGGCCTCTTCCTACGACCTATGTCTGATTCTAGTCTTGTGGCCTTTTCGAATGCTGGTTGGATCTCTGATCTTGATGATAGTCGCTCCCAACATGACTTTGCACTATTCTATGGCCGTAACTTAATCAGTTGGTCTTCGCGGAAACAAAAGGTTGTCGCATTTGCAATTACTGACTTAATTTGGGTCCAACAATTTATCAGTAAACTACATGCTCCTCTCGCTGCACCTCCCATAGTCCTTTGTGATAATCTTAGTGCACAACTTTTATCTTAG